A window of Fusobacterium simiae contains these coding sequences:
- a CDS encoding FprA family A-type flavoprotein, giving the protein MHNVRNITEDLYWIGANDRRLALFENIHPIPEGVSYNSYMLLDEKTVVFDTVDWSVTRQYIENIEYLLNGRELDYLVVHHMEPDHCGSIEELAIRYPKLKIISSEKGFMFMRQFGYKSINGHQLIEAKEGDKFNFGKHNIIFLEAPMVHWPEVLVSFDTTNGALFSADAFGSFKSLDGRLFNDEVDWDKDWLDEGRRYLTNIVGKYGPHIQYLLKKAAPIVDQIKFICPLHGVVWRNDFRYILDKYNKWSKYEPEEKGILIAYASMYGNTENAVEILAAKLAERGITNIKMFDVSNTHVSYLISNVFKYSHLVVASPTYNLGIYPVIHNFVMDMKALNLQNRTVAIVENGSWARKSGDLLQELFETEIKDITVLNERVGLTSSTNNVNFDEMDALVEVLVESLNK; this is encoded by the coding sequence ATGCATAATGTTAGAAATATAACTGAAGATCTTTATTGGATTGGAGCAAATGACCGTCGTCTTGCACTTTTTGAAAATATACACCCTATTCCAGAAGGAGTGTCATACAACTCATATATGTTATTAGATGAAAAAACAGTTGTTTTTGACACTGTTGACTGGTCTGTAACAAGACAATATATAGAAAATATAGAATATTTATTAAATGGTAGAGAATTAGACTATTTAGTAGTACATCATATGGAGCCAGATCACTGTGGTTCAATTGAAGAATTAGCAATTCGTTATCCAAAATTGAAAATAATTTCTTCTGAAAAAGGTTTTATGTTTATGAGACAATTTGGATACAAAAGTATAAATGGACACCAATTAATTGAAGCAAAAGAAGGAGACAAATTTAATTTTGGTAAACACAATATTATATTCTTAGAAGCACCTATGGTTCATTGGCCAGAAGTGTTAGTAAGTTTTGATACAACAAATGGAGCTTTATTTTCTGCTGATGCTTTTGGTTCTTTTAAATCTCTTGATGGAAGATTATTTAATGACGAAGTAGATTGGGATAAAGATTGGCTAGATGAAGGACGTCGTTATTTAACAAATATTGTTGGTAAATATGGTCCACATATACAATATTTATTGAAAAAAGCAGCTCCAATTGTAGATCAAATTAAATTTATATGTCCATTACATGGTGTAGTTTGGAGAAATGATTTCAGATATATTCTTGATAAATATAATAAATGGAGTAAATACGAACCTGAAGAAAAAGGTATATTAATTGCTTATGCTTCAATGTATGGAAATACAGAAAATGCTGTTGAAATATTAGCAGCTAAATTAGCAGAAAGAGGAATTACAAATATAAAGATGTTTGATGTATCTAATACACATGTATCTTATTTGATTTCAAATGTATTCAAATATAGCCATTTAGTTGTTGCATCTCCTACATATAATTTGGGAATTTATCCTGTTATACATAATTTTGTAATGGATATGAAAGCTTTAAACTTACAAAATAGAACAGTTGCAATAGTTGAAAATGGATCTTGGGCTAGAAAGTCTGGAGATTTATTACAAGAATTATTTGAAACTGAAATAAAAGATATAACTGTTTTAAATGAAAGAGTTGGATTAACTTCATCAACTAATAATGTAAATTTTGATGA